One genomic region from Glaciimonas sp. PAMC28666 encodes:
- a CDS encoding CzcE family metal-binding protein: MNTKQLIAVVALLAVSASAFAGSLTKLALLGDPVADSAATHIIVIKPDTKYVNVTGGETVKFVVGDKSFAWNFDGSSSVSSFDLSRTTAMLDHKVVAYVALNPIYAE, from the coding sequence CTGAACACCAAACAACTGATCGCTGTTGTAGCCTTATTAGCCGTTAGTGCTTCTGCCTTTGCCGGCAGTCTGACCAAGCTCGCTCTTCTGGGTGATCCGGTAGCGGACTCGGCTGCTACCCACATCATCGTGATTAAACCTGACACAAAATACGTCAATGTCACTGGCGGCGAGACGGTGAAGTTTGTAGTGGGTGATAAATCGTTCGCTTGGAATTTTGATGGTTCTTCGAGTGTGTCCTCGTTCGACCTGAGTCGCACCACAGCCATGCTTGACCATAAAGTAGTGGCCTACGTGGCGCTGAATCCTATTTACGCAGAATGA
- a CDS encoding LysR family transcriptional regulator, with protein MNVPDLNFLYVVQALFEEKSVSRAARRLGLTQPAVSHALGRLRVIFQDDLFVRAGAVMAPTPTGERVAMGAIRALALIQQDIWDARTFDPLTTTRTFSVCMSDMGMMVLLPRLLGALQQYAPHATLKPIQVQSLELASVLQDGAIDLAIGYLGKMGENLYQQALLRRSLVGIIRQRKNKKPAITLERFINSKHVLAGTLALTNQLLAEELRLLGARLMIAIEVPYLLSVPSVVATSDFIACVPSELAELFSRLADIEVFELPVHLPDLTVKQFWHARFHDDPVHQWFRKLVAETLGDKDVV; from the coding sequence ATGAACGTTCCAGATCTGAATTTTTTGTACGTCGTACAAGCCTTGTTCGAAGAAAAATCGGTCTCGCGCGCAGCCCGGCGTCTGGGCTTGACTCAGCCGGCGGTCAGCCATGCACTGGGACGACTACGTGTGATTTTTCAGGATGACCTGTTTGTAAGGGCTGGGGCGGTCATGGCACCAACGCCAACCGGCGAACGCGTGGCGATGGGTGCGATACGTGCGTTGGCGCTGATCCAGCAGGATATCTGGGACGCCAGGACCTTTGATCCGCTGACCACCACCAGAACCTTCTCGGTTTGCATGAGCGACATGGGCATGATGGTGTTGTTGCCACGCCTGCTCGGCGCCTTGCAGCAATATGCCCCGCACGCCACCTTAAAGCCTATCCAGGTACAGTCATTGGAACTGGCTTCGGTATTACAGGACGGCGCGATCGACCTGGCGATTGGCTACTTGGGCAAAATGGGCGAAAACCTTTATCAGCAAGCGCTATTGCGGCGTTCTCTGGTGGGAATCATCCGTCAACGAAAAAATAAAAAACCGGCCATCACCTTAGAGCGGTTCATAAACAGCAAACATGTGTTGGCAGGAACGCTGGCGCTGACCAATCAATTGCTAGCCGAAGAATTGCGCCTGCTAGGTGCTCGACTGATGATTGCGATTGAAGTGCCGTATCTGCTTAGCGTGCCTAGTGTGGTCGCCACTTCTGATTTTATTGCCTGTGTCCCGAGCGAGCTTGCCGAATTATTTTCTCGTCTGGCGGATATTGAAGTATTCGAACTTCCGGTCCACTTGCCGGATTTGACCGTCAAACAGTTCTGGCACGCCCGTTTCCACGACGATCCTGTACACCAATGGTTTCGCAAGCTGGTCGCAGAGACATTGGGTGACAAGGATGTCGTTTAA
- a CDS encoding MFS transporter, whose protein sequence is MADSAMRIDDLINGKKISRLQVVTLLLCFLVVAVDGFDVAAAGYVAPLLKREWALGVHQLGLVFGAGLFGLTVGSFVLGPLADKIGRKRTIMVAMVLFGIGSLLTAAAPSIGWLIALRFLTGVGLGGGMPCAITLSSEYSPERHRPMLVTLMFCGFTLGLAFGGQLAALIMPTFGWRGVFMAGGIAPLLLLPVIGYWLPESVRFMAGKKKFENETRTLLVRLTGDAALDVHQFLRRQPEEPLISAQPSATLFNAHYRAGTMLLWLAFFCTLWVYYQISSWLPSVLADSGMTVAQSAQVGSILPISGTIGAIINAVLMRRMNPYLVLTGSYILAAISIVCIGSAMTSPGLLALAVCCAGLGLSGAQTGANVLVAGFYTTNARATGVSWALGVGRIGSIFGSITGGMLLAMLETPDKAFFVFALPALIAAAAMFVMGRVYCTKAVGVTA, encoded by the coding sequence ATGGCTGACAGCGCCATGAGGATCGACGATCTGATTAACGGAAAAAAAATATCACGCCTGCAAGTCGTCACGTTGTTACTGTGCTTTCTGGTCGTTGCGGTGGATGGTTTTGATGTCGCTGCGGCGGGGTACGTTGCCCCGTTGCTCAAGCGTGAATGGGCGTTGGGGGTACATCAACTCGGTCTGGTATTCGGTGCTGGTCTGTTCGGTCTGACCGTCGGCAGCTTCGTGCTGGGGCCACTGGCCGACAAGATCGGTCGCAAACGCACGATTATGGTAGCGATGGTGTTGTTTGGCATTGGCAGTCTGCTGACCGCGGCTGCGCCTTCGATCGGCTGGCTGATTGCTCTGCGTTTTCTGACCGGCGTGGGACTTGGTGGAGGCATGCCGTGTGCGATTACCCTGAGTTCCGAATACAGCCCTGAACGTCATCGGCCCATGTTGGTCACCTTGATGTTTTGTGGTTTCACGCTGGGTCTGGCCTTTGGCGGGCAACTTGCCGCGCTCATCATGCCAACCTTTGGCTGGCGTGGCGTGTTCATGGCCGGCGGTATCGCACCGCTGTTGCTGTTGCCGGTGATCGGATACTGGCTCCCGGAGTCAGTGCGCTTCATGGCTGGCAAGAAAAAATTTGAAAATGAAACACGAACTTTGCTGGTCCGCCTGACCGGGGATGCCGCACTCGATGTTCATCAGTTTTTACGTCGACAGCCGGAAGAGCCGTTGATTTCGGCCCAGCCCTCGGCAACGCTGTTTAACGCGCATTATAGGGCGGGAACGATGTTGCTCTGGCTCGCTTTCTTTTGCACGCTGTGGGTTTACTATCAAATCAGCAGCTGGCTGCCGTCGGTCCTTGCTGACTCCGGCATGACGGTGGCGCAGAGCGCGCAAGTCGGATCGATCTTGCCGATAAGTGGCACGATCGGCGCCATCATCAATGCCGTGTTGATGCGGCGTATGAATCCTTATCTGGTGCTGACCGGTTCCTACATTCTTGCGGCCATTTCGATTGTCTGCATTGGTAGCGCGATGACCAGTCCGGGACTTCTGGCTCTTGCAGTGTGCTGTGCAGGGCTGGGTCTATCGGGTGCTCAAACCGGAGCAAATGTTCTAGTAGCAGGTTTCTATACCACCAATGCACGGGCAACCGGCGTTAGTTGGGCACTTGGCGTCGGTCGGATCGGTTCAATCTTTGGTTCGATAACGGGTGGCATGTTATTGGCGATGCTGGAAACACCTGACAAGGCATTTTTTGTTTTTGCGCTTCCGGCGCTAATTGCCGCGGCTGCCATGTTTGTCATGGGGCGCGTGTATTGCACAAAGGCAGTCGGCGTAACGGCATGA
- a CDS encoding porin: MTNKYKVLSCLVLLGPVAAMAQTTLGSSDITFYGKIDLALDTTRFSSTPTLPGQTAHYVSDDISFWGIRGSESLGGNTRAYFKLEAGFSPDTGALESTTSFFDRESYIGYGAEWGSVQLGNQYSPAVFLELRSDPFTRHAAGNGTTLMQAPPVTPSPVVSRGTYGAATAPNAVQYISPTLYGLIGKALYSFSEKPGSQNQPGRYAAGTLEYTNGPLFMGVGYENSTVAATKLAPSADGQLMQRTITLGGAYTFPIAKLFAYGMKNTLTGQPDVNGYMVGFNVPLSQFTIKTIYSSRQTDNTVGGRATFYALGLDYDLSKRTTLYSAVAHMNNETSANAAAPNSFGLWPSVKTYAPTGKPANGQSLSTLEFGIRHTF; the protein is encoded by the coding sequence ATGACAAATAAGTACAAAGTTCTGAGCTGCCTGGTGTTATTGGGACCGGTGGCAGCGATGGCACAAACCACGTTAGGTTCAAGCGACATCACGTTTTATGGAAAAATTGATTTAGCGTTGGATACCACGCGTTTTTCATCGACGCCCACGCTACCTGGACAGACTGCGCATTATGTCTCTGACGATATTTCGTTTTGGGGAATACGTGGCAGTGAATCATTGGGCGGTAACACGCGCGCTTATTTTAAACTGGAAGCGGGCTTCAGCCCTGACACCGGTGCTCTTGAAAGCACCACATCCTTTTTCGATCGTGAATCCTATATCGGTTACGGTGCCGAGTGGGGCTCCGTGCAGTTAGGCAATCAATATTCCCCGGCCGTGTTTTTAGAACTCCGCAGTGATCCATTTACCCGGCATGCTGCCGGTAACGGTACAACGCTGATGCAAGCGCCTCCTGTGACCCCTTCGCCGGTGGTAAGCCGCGGTACCTACGGAGCGGCGACGGCACCTAACGCGGTGCAATATATCTCGCCCACGCTGTATGGCCTGATAGGTAAAGCACTGTATAGCTTTTCTGAAAAACCCGGCTCCCAGAATCAGCCCGGACGCTATGCTGCGGGTACGCTGGAATATACGAACGGCCCCCTGTTTATGGGCGTTGGCTATGAAAATTCGACTGTGGCGGCAACTAAACTGGCACCATCGGCCGACGGTCAGTTGATGCAACGCACCATAACACTAGGAGGAGCTTATACTTTTCCGATCGCGAAACTTTTTGCCTACGGGATGAAAAATACGCTGACTGGTCAGCCGGATGTGAATGGCTATATGGTTGGCTTCAATGTCCCTCTCAGCCAGTTCACAATCAAAACCATTTATTCCAGTCGGCAGACCGATAACACGGTGGGCGGTCGTGCGACCTTCTACGCGTTGGGCCTGGATTACGATCTGTCGAAAAGAACCACGTTGTATTCGGCGGTGGCCCACATGAATAATGAAACCTCGGCCAATGCTGCCGCGCCGAACAGTTTTGGCTTGTGGCCGTCCGTGAAAACCTATGCACCTACCGGGAAGCCAGCGAATGGCCAAAGTCTGTCAACGCTGGAATTCGGTATCCGTCATACTTTCTAA
- a CDS encoding alpha/beta fold hydrolase — MGNNIAMEQIKYAGPGGMDVTEMGTGPRVVFVHGGGVGGALAWKEQWPMAADWRLVMVSRPGYGDSPARGGEDFERDADLVAELLQPGDHVVCHSYGAAVGMLAVAQDVDKVASMTIIESGTTAIAKDDPSVTMFHFALLGLMTNPPEDDELFLRWMFRIIQPSQPLPPVLPPPLAQFARHLRHFRSPSECIVPEKILHDAAFKKLHVSGDHNPAYEGITNRLAEHLGGERLIIRGAGHMPHMTGAPFNAALDAFLRN, encoded by the coding sequence ATGGGAAATAATATTGCGATGGAACAAATCAAATATGCGGGTCCGGGCGGCATGGATGTCACCGAAATGGGAACGGGGCCGCGCGTGGTTTTTGTGCATGGCGGCGGCGTAGGTGGGGCGCTTGCGTGGAAAGAGCAATGGCCTATGGCTGCCGACTGGCGTCTGGTGATGGTTTCGCGTCCGGGCTATGGGGATAGTCCGGCGCGCGGTGGCGAGGATTTTGAACGCGATGCCGATCTGGTCGCTGAACTTTTGCAACCGGGTGACCATGTGGTCTGTCATTCCTATGGTGCGGCAGTTGGCATGCTGGCGGTAGCGCAAGACGTCGATAAAGTGGCATCGATGACGATCATTGAATCGGGCACCACCGCCATCGCCAAGGATGATCCATCGGTTACGATGTTCCACTTCGCTCTGCTAGGGCTGATGACCAATCCGCCGGAGGATGACGAACTGTTCCTGCGCTGGATGTTCCGCATTATCCAGCCAAGCCAACCCCTGCCGCCAGTCTTGCCACCTCCGCTGGCGCAGTTTGCGCGTCATCTGCGCCATTTCCGCTCACCCAGCGAATGTATCGTCCCAGAAAAAATACTCCATGACGCAGCCTTTAAAAAACTGCATGTTTCGGGCGACCATAACCCGGCATATGAAGGGATCACCAATCGTCTGGCGGAACATCTTGGCGGCGAACGGCTGATTATTCGCGGCGCGGGACATATGCCGCACATGACAGGTGCACCCTTTAACGCCGCTTTGGACGCATTTCTCCGGAATTAA
- a CDS encoding MFS transporter produces the protein MFAELIDNHSVSARQKLIFVICLLVLIIDGMDFALLAFATPVLLVEWHTTKAQLAPALASALIGMAIGAALGGYTGDRMGARRTLIWAVLIFGVTTFLSAAAANIPQLLVLRFLSGLGFGIAVPIGMGIASEWCPKRRRGQLISVMAIGTTTGATLGGLLSAWVIPAFGWHSIFIVSGVITMVVAAIIIKLLPESLSFLIRSQRQAEAVTWIERIMGKQIGKLATLASVQNAKANKEETGGRLMTSENLRVNVCLWIAFFSISYTAFGFLTWSPTVFVSAGALLPDAIRSTSAYTFAATFGCLAGAFFLPKMGSRLLLMVALIVTICATMILSGMLSPGQIHILQISLAMAVAGLTAGCAQSVIYAVAAMAYPSSYRSTGMGVCIGFSRVGGITSIFTGGMLLQFDQNGPGLFFGVLTGMLVIGLIALVSMHRHIPKTVSDGVAVPA, from the coding sequence ATGTTTGCCGAACTGATCGACAACCACTCTGTTAGTGCCAGACAAAAACTGATTTTTGTCATTTGCCTGCTGGTCCTGATTATCGATGGAATGGATTTTGCGTTGCTTGCCTTCGCCACCCCGGTACTGCTGGTGGAATGGCACACTACCAAGGCGCAATTGGCACCAGCACTGGCGAGTGCGCTGATTGGCATGGCGATAGGTGCTGCGTTGGGTGGCTATACCGGCGATCGGATGGGCGCGCGACGCACGCTGATATGGGCCGTTCTGATATTTGGCGTCACCACCTTTTTATCTGCGGCAGCAGCGAATATTCCACAGCTACTGGTGCTGAGGTTTTTGTCGGGACTTGGGTTCGGTATCGCCGTACCGATAGGCATGGGGATTGCATCCGAATGGTGTCCGAAGCGCCGCCGCGGTCAGCTGATCAGCGTGATGGCGATCGGTACCACTACCGGTGCGACGCTGGGGGGACTGCTATCGGCCTGGGTGATTCCGGCGTTCGGATGGCATAGCATTTTCATCGTCAGCGGTGTCATCACCATGGTGGTTGCCGCGATCATTATCAAGCTTTTGCCGGAATCCCTGTCCTTCCTGATCCGCAGTCAGCGTCAAGCTGAAGCCGTCACCTGGATAGAACGGATCATGGGTAAGCAAATCGGTAAGCTGGCGACGTTGGCCAGCGTGCAAAATGCCAAAGCAAACAAGGAAGAAACCGGAGGGCGTCTGATGACCTCCGAGAATCTGCGCGTCAACGTTTGTTTGTGGATTGCTTTCTTTTCGATTTCCTACACTGCGTTCGGTTTCCTGACCTGGTCTCCGACCGTGTTCGTTTCTGCTGGCGCACTGCTACCAGATGCTATCCGCAGTACCTCTGCCTACACTTTTGCGGCCACCTTCGGTTGTCTGGCTGGTGCTTTTTTTCTTCCAAAAATGGGATCGCGCCTGCTGCTGATGGTCGCCCTTATCGTTACTATCTGCGCCACGATGATCTTGTCCGGGATGCTGTCTCCCGGGCAAATTCATATATTGCAAATCAGTCTGGCCATGGCGGTTGCCGGCCTGACGGCAGGATGCGCCCAGTCTGTCATCTATGCCGTGGCCGCCATGGCTTATCCATCCAGCTATCGTTCGACCGGCATGGGAGTGTGTATCGGCTTTAGTCGGGTCGGTGGCATTACCAGCATCTTTACCGGCGGTATGTTGCTGCAGTTTGATCAGAATGGTCCGGGTCTTTTTTTCGGCGTTCTTACAGGGATGCTGGTGATCGGCCTGATCGCTCTGGTCAGCATGCACAGACATATCCCGAAGACAGTCTCTGATGGCGTTGCTGTGCCCGCATAA
- a CDS encoding fumarylacetoacetate hydrolase family protein codes for MKLLRFGMPGAEKPGALDAQGRLRDLSLLVPDFTPDWLAPERLRALAAIDLEKMPLVEGSPRFGVPVAGVRQFVAIGLNYRKHAEEAGMPIPTEPVVFTKALTSLSGANDDIVLPDGSEEGDWEVELGFMIGTTARKVSVESALSHVAGYCLANDVSERAWQIKRNGQWGKGKSFDSFGPVGPWLVTADEIPDPQTLGMELSVNGVVKQRSNTADMIFSVAQIVSYLSQFMTLLPGDVVITGTPSGVGLGMKPPQFLRKGDVVSLHIDQLGTQTQKVV; via the coding sequence ATGAAGCTTCTTCGATTTGGAATGCCAGGCGCCGAAAAACCAGGCGCGCTTGATGCGCAAGGGCGACTGCGCGACCTGTCATTGCTAGTACCTGATTTCACGCCAGATTGGCTAGCCCCGGAACGCCTGCGGGCGCTGGCAGCGATCGACCTGGAAAAGATGCCGCTGGTCGAAGGTTCTCCGCGCTTTGGCGTTCCGGTGGCAGGCGTGCGTCAGTTCGTCGCGATCGGCTTGAACTATCGCAAGCATGCAGAAGAAGCGGGCATGCCGATTCCGACCGAACCAGTGGTGTTTACCAAAGCGTTGACCTCGCTGAGCGGTGCCAATGATGACATCGTGCTGCCGGACGGATCGGAAGAGGGCGACTGGGAAGTCGAACTGGGTTTCATGATAGGCACCACCGCTCGCAAGGTGTCGGTAGAGTCAGCCCTCAGTCATGTGGCCGGTTATTGTCTGGCCAATGATGTTTCCGAGCGCGCCTGGCAAATCAAGCGCAACGGGCAGTGGGGTAAGGGTAAAAGCTTTGATTCGTTTGGTCCTGTCGGACCGTGGTTAGTCACTGCCGACGAAATTCCTGATCCCCAAACATTGGGTATGGAATTGAGCGTCAATGGTGTGGTCAAACAGCGCAGCAACACTGCTGATATGATTTTTTCTGTAGCCCAGATCGTTTCTTATCTCAGTCAGTTTATGACCTTATTGCCCGGCGATGTAGTGATTACAGGCACTCCGTCCGGCGTCGGTCTGGGTATGAAACCGCCGCAGTTCCTGCGGAAGGGCGATGTCGTTTCGTTGCATATCGATCAGTTGGGCACTCAGACGCAAAAAGTCGTTTAA